A region from the Salinivibrio kushneri genome encodes:
- a CDS encoding oxygen-dependent tRNA uridine(34) hydroxylase TrhO, giving the protein MSKYVICALYKFVTLDDYQSLQAPLLEVMEANQIGGTLLLAQEGINGTVAATRENMDALFAWFKNDPRLADIDYKESFEDSQPFSRTKVKLKKEIVTMGVEGIDPRQSVGTYVKPTEWNQLISDPDVLVIDTRNDYEIEIGTFERAVNPHTDSFREFPDYVEQQLDPTKHKKVAMFCTGGIRCEKSTAFLKEKGFDEVYHLEGGILKYLEEVPESESLWNGECYVFDSRVAVNHDLERGSYAMCNACRLPITQADMESEHYEQGVSCPKCIDKHTDAQKAAFREREYQVRLARERGEQHVGGEARKIIEHRRAMKKFRRQRQNQDK; this is encoded by the coding sequence ATGTCTAAATATGTCATTTGTGCCTTATATAAATTTGTCACACTCGACGACTATCAGTCTTTGCAAGCACCACTGCTTGAAGTCATGGAAGCCAACCAAATCGGCGGCACACTCCTTCTCGCCCAAGAAGGCATAAATGGCACAGTGGCCGCGACAAGAGAAAACATGGATGCGCTATTTGCGTGGTTTAAAAACGATCCACGCCTAGCGGATATTGACTATAAAGAGTCGTTCGAAGACAGCCAGCCATTTAGTCGCACCAAGGTAAAACTCAAAAAAGAAATTGTGACCATGGGGGTTGAAGGCATTGATCCGCGCCAAAGCGTGGGCACCTATGTCAAGCCAACAGAATGGAACCAATTAATCAGCGATCCAGACGTTTTAGTGATCGATACACGTAATGATTACGAAATCGAGATTGGTACCTTTGAGCGGGCTGTTAACCCACATACAGATAGCTTCCGTGAATTCCCTGACTATGTCGAACAGCAGCTTGATCCGACGAAGCATAAAAAAGTGGCTATGTTTTGTACTGGTGGGATCCGCTGTGAAAAATCGACCGCTTTTTTGAAAGAGAAAGGTTTCGATGAGGTGTATCACCTAGAAGGCGGGATCCTGAAGTACCTCGAAGAAGTGCCTGAGAGTGAAAGCTTGTGGAACGGTGAGTGTTATGTCTTCGACAGCCGTGTAGCTGTTAATCACGATTTGGAGCGAGGGTCTTACGCAATGTGTAATGCCTGTCGCCTACCCATCACGCAAGCGGACATGGAAAGCGAACATTATGAGCAAGGCGTCTCTTGCCCTAAATGCATCGACAAACACACCGACGCCCAAAAGGCAGCGTTTCGAGAGCGAGAGTACCAAGTCCGTCTTGCACGAGAACGGGGTGAACAGCACGTCGGCGGTGAGGCGAGAAAAATCATTGAACACCGTCGCGCCATGAAAAAATTCCGGCGCCAACGTCAAAATCAAGATAAATAA
- a CDS encoding diacylglycerol kinase family protein, producing MGPFYSLVAACLFTASWWMPNLLLSLLFAWCAAAFFAVSIAYWRNQPRLFRKRQSGQMPRISQWMFAPFFAFTHLYNRWARKRDITPPVQQVAPGLYVGARLTDKDIPDLQAQGIDGILDVTAEFESIDRFTQSQAVSYLSVPVLDHAYPSRSQLMRALQWLHQQRQAEHKVVVHCALGRGRSVMVVAAYLWALSPQKTLDEMLDAIKTIRPKAHLNRRQRRALVRFQQSGALRLARPIAWIIANPAAGGKKWRKHRDYIQSYLGDGYRLVVHQTRHNRRSYQLACRAVSQQADVVIAAGGDGTVNAVARALINTSTPLGVLPLGTANALCHALWGIKTKFLNIDAACDVILDGTPKTIDTARCNGKVALLVVGVGFEQQMIRHAAREQKNQLGQWAYLQGLLGAASQNQAIDLTVQFDQHAPQLIRTTSMVVANAAPMTTLLAQGQGQPNYADGKLDVTWLTASSTKTDTALSLIELALASLFETRLGRFTHHQQVTRVSIRAASSIDYVIDGELYRDRKLTIDAQPQSLAILSPSLPDAHQTD from the coding sequence ATGGGTCCCTTTTATAGCTTGGTCGCCGCGTGTTTATTCACCGCCAGCTGGTGGATGCCCAACCTCCTTCTTAGCTTGCTTTTCGCATGGTGCGCGGCAGCGTTTTTCGCCGTTAGCATCGCTTATTGGCGCAATCAGCCTCGCCTTTTTCGCAAGCGCCAATCCGGACAGATGCCTCGCATCAGCCAGTGGATGTTTGCGCCATTTTTCGCCTTTACCCACCTGTATAACCGTTGGGCGAGAAAACGTGATATCACACCGCCCGTCCAGCAAGTCGCGCCTGGGCTCTATGTCGGTGCCCGCCTGACCGACAAAGACATACCCGATCTACAAGCGCAAGGTATTGACGGGATATTAGATGTTACCGCTGAGTTCGAAAGCATCGATCGCTTCACCCAATCACAGGCTGTTTCCTATCTCTCAGTACCCGTTCTGGATCACGCCTATCCCTCGCGTAGCCAACTGATGCGCGCGTTACAATGGCTGCATCAACAGCGACAAGCCGAACACAAGGTGGTGGTACATTGTGCACTCGGACGCGGGCGATCCGTGATGGTGGTGGCCGCCTATCTTTGGGCGCTTTCCCCTCAAAAAACGCTTGATGAGATGCTGGATGCCATCAAAACGATACGCCCTAAAGCACACTTAAACCGACGCCAGCGCCGCGCTTTAGTGCGTTTCCAGCAAAGCGGTGCGTTGAGGTTGGCGCGTCCCATTGCCTGGATCATTGCTAATCCTGCCGCAGGGGGAAAGAAATGGCGTAAGCACCGCGACTATATTCAGTCCTATTTAGGTGATGGGTATCGGTTAGTGGTCCATCAGACACGCCATAATCGTCGCAGTTATCAACTCGCTTGCCGCGCGGTTTCACAACAGGCTGATGTGGTGATCGCCGCCGGTGGAGATGGCACAGTGAACGCCGTTGCGCGAGCACTGATCAACACCTCAACCCCTTTAGGCGTATTGCCGCTTGGTACCGCAAACGCCTTGTGCCATGCACTGTGGGGAATAAAAACCAAGTTTTTAAATATTGATGCCGCTTGCGATGTGATTTTGGATGGCACGCCCAAAACCATCGATACTGCACGCTGTAACGGCAAAGTGGCGTTGTTAGTCGTGGGCGTTGGCTTTGAGCAACAAATGATTCGCCACGCCGCTCGAGAGCAAAAAAATCAACTAGGCCAGTGGGCGTATTTGCAGGGTTTATTGGGGGCCGCCAGTCAAAATCAAGCCATCGATCTCACCGTTCAATTCGACCAGCACGCGCCTCAGCTGATCCGCACCACCAGTATGGTGGTCGCCAATGCCGCGCCAATGACAACCTTATTAGCACAAGGGCAAGGCCAACCCAATTATGCCGACGGCAAACTCGACGTCACATGGCTCACTGCGAGTTCCACCAAAACAGATACCGCACTGTCCCTGATAGAACTAGCACTGGCAAGCCTGTTTGAAACACGGCTAGGGCGCTTTACACACCATCAACAGGTCACGCGCGTCTCGATAAGGGCCGCATCGAGCATTGACTATGTCATTGACGGCGAGCTGTATCGCGACCGAAAGTTGACGATTGACGCGCAACCTCAATCACTGGCGATTCTCTCGCCTTCTCTCCCCGACGCTCATCAGACCGACTAA
- a CDS encoding EamA family transporter, with protein MQARALLVAILSVFGAMCAIQFGASFAKQLFPLVGPIGTTALRVGFSALILWLVFRPWRQWPRARHWRAITVYGGCLGGMMMLLYLSIETIPLGIAVALEFTGPLLVALISIRRARDSLWIVLAVGGVITLLPDLSGVDALDPRGVAYALAAGGCWAGYILFGQKAGNLAPGGGTVALGMSVAALYLVPAGYIATDGAIFQWQLIPLGVAVALISSAIPYSLEMIALRNMPKQTFSVMMSLEPAVAAMAGLLVLDEQLALRQWLAIGMVISASLGSTLSAKRR; from the coding sequence ATGCAGGCTCGTGCGCTTTTGGTGGCGATATTGAGTGTTTTTGGTGCCATGTGCGCCATTCAATTTGGCGCCTCCTTTGCCAAACAGCTTTTCCCTCTGGTGGGACCTATTGGGACCACTGCCCTACGTGTCGGTTTTTCCGCCCTCATTTTGTGGCTGGTCTTTCGCCCTTGGCGTCAGTGGCCACGCGCACGACATTGGCGAGCGATTACGGTATATGGTGGGTGCCTGGGTGGCATGATGATGCTGCTTTATTTGTCTATCGAGACCATTCCGTTGGGGATTGCCGTCGCACTTGAGTTTACCGGCCCTTTACTGGTGGCCTTAATCTCGATTCGTCGCGCCAGAGACAGTCTTTGGATCGTGCTCGCCGTTGGCGGTGTTATTACCCTTCTCCCCGATTTGTCGGGTGTGGATGCGCTCGACCCGCGAGGAGTGGCTTACGCGCTAGCAGCGGGCGGCTGTTGGGCTGGCTATATTCTATTTGGACAAAAAGCAGGGAATTTAGCGCCAGGCGGCGGGACGGTTGCTTTAGGAATGAGCGTTGCTGCCCTCTATCTCGTACCCGCGGGCTATATTGCGACTGACGGTGCGATTTTTCAATGGCAGTTGATACCCTTGGGCGTTGCCGTCGCACTCATCTCAAGTGCGATTCCTTATTCTCTGGAGATGATAGCGTTACGCAACATGCCCAAACAAACCTTTAGTGTGATGATGAGTTTAGAGCCTGCTGTTGCCGCCATGGCTGGGCTGCTCGTGCTCGATGAACAACTGGCCCTGCGTCAATGGCTCGCCATTGGCATGGTGATCAGCGCATCACTAGGCAGCACGTTATCGGCCAAAAGGCGTTAA
- the glpD gene encoding glycerol-3-phosphate dehydrogenase yields the protein MTTHNSHQDVLLDILVVGGGINGAGIAADAAGRGLNVGLYDAKDFASATSSASSKLIHGGLRYLEHYEFRLVSEALAEREVLINKAPHIAFPMRFRLPHRSYLRPAWMIRCGLFLYDHLGKRSTLPSSHKVDLRKTGYMNKDMKVGFEYSDAWVDDARLTLLNAQYTREKGGEVRNYCQVVAAERENTIWRVTLEDAQTGERFERKAKALVNATGPWVKQFYDDSLQEKSPRGIKMIKGSHIVVPRIHQDPQAYILQNNDGRIVFVIPYLDKFSLIGTTDVEHKADPREAKIDEAEIDYLVDVVNQHFTHQIQPQDVVWSYSGVRPLCDDESDSPQAMTRDYTIELEQQGNQAPLVSIFGGKLTTYRKLAESAMRKLEPFFDKMGQPWTADGTLPGGDFSCTREELALSIKQRYPWLNAETAQRFVDTYGTRTHLLLKGCQSEADMGHPFAEGVYQVEINYLVQHEFVQHAEDALWRRTKLGLYLTEEQADAISQYIEQQRVKVHALPLSEAS from the coding sequence ATGACTACGCATAATTCTCATCAAGACGTACTTCTCGACATCCTCGTGGTTGGGGGCGGGATTAACGGTGCCGGTATCGCTGCCGATGCGGCGGGTCGTGGACTCAATGTGGGTCTGTACGATGCCAAAGATTTCGCATCAGCAACGTCATCCGCGAGCTCGAAGCTTATTCATGGTGGGTTGCGCTATCTCGAGCATTATGAGTTTCGTTTGGTCTCGGAAGCACTGGCCGAACGCGAGGTATTGATCAACAAGGCCCCCCATATTGCCTTTCCGATGCGTTTCCGCTTACCTCATCGCTCGTATCTGCGCCCAGCCTGGATGATCCGTTGTGGGCTCTTTTTATATGATCACCTAGGCAAGCGCTCAACGTTACCGAGCAGCCACAAGGTTGATTTACGCAAAACCGGCTACATGAACAAAGACATGAAAGTCGGGTTTGAGTACTCGGATGCATGGGTTGATGATGCGCGTTTAACCCTGTTAAACGCCCAGTACACGCGCGAGAAAGGTGGGGAAGTCCGTAATTACTGTCAAGTGGTGGCGGCAGAGCGTGAAAACACCATATGGCGGGTGACACTAGAGGATGCGCAGACAGGCGAGCGTTTTGAGCGCAAGGCCAAGGCGTTGGTGAATGCGACCGGTCCTTGGGTGAAGCAATTCTACGATGATAGTCTCCAAGAAAAATCGCCGCGCGGGATCAAAATGATCAAAGGCTCTCACATTGTTGTGCCACGCATTCATCAAGATCCACAAGCGTATATTTTGCAGAATAACGATGGCCGTATCGTCTTCGTGATCCCGTATCTCGACAAGTTTTCATTGATTGGTACCACGGATGTGGAGCATAAAGCCGATCCCCGCGAAGCAAAAATTGATGAAGCTGAGATTGATTACTTAGTTGATGTCGTCAATCAGCACTTTACTCACCAAATTCAGCCGCAGGATGTGGTTTGGAGTTACAGTGGCGTGCGACCATTGTGTGATGATGAATCGGACTCGCCACAGGCGATGACACGCGACTACACCATAGAGTTGGAACAACAAGGCAATCAAGCGCCGTTGGTTTCCATCTTTGGCGGTAAGCTCACGACTTATCGTAAGCTGGCGGAGTCCGCGATGCGTAAACTCGAGCCATTCTTTGACAAAATGGGTCAGCCTTGGACAGCTGACGGCACACTGCCCGGCGGAGACTTTAGCTGCACACGTGAAGAATTAGCCCTGTCGATTAAGCAGCGCTATCCATGGTTGAATGCCGAGACGGCGCAGCGATTTGTCGATACTTATGGCACTCGCACGCATCTGCTGTTGAAAGGTTGCCAGAGCGAGGCGGATATGGGCCACCCATTTGCCGAGGGTGTCTATCAAGTAGAAATCAACTATTTGGTACAGCATGAGTTTGTTCAACATGCGGAAGATGCGTTATGGCGACGTACTAAGCTTGGTCTCTATTTGACTGAAGAACAGGCTGATGCGATTAGCCAGTACATCGAGCAACAGCGCGTCAAGGTACATGCACTGCCATTGAGTGAAGCGAGCTAA
- the glpK gene encoding glycerol kinase GlpK, with protein MSANKYIVALDQGTTSSRAVVMDHDANIVGVSQREFTQIYPQAGWVEHDPMEIYATQSSTLVEVLGKTGIRSDEIAGLGITNQRETTIVWNKETGKPVYNAIVWQCRRTADICHDLRERGLASYVRDNTGLVLDPYFSGTKVKWILDNVEGAREDAEAGKLLFGTVDTWLVWKMTQGRVHVTDYTNASRTMLFNINDMCWDQKMLDELGIPASMLPEVRRSSEVYGQTNIGGKGGTRIPIAGIAGDQQAALFGQMCVEAGQAKNTYGTGCFLLMNTGQEKVTSSHGLLTTIGCGPQGEPSYALEGAVFMGGASIQWLRDELKVLEDAHDSEYFATKVDTSNGVYVVPAFTGLGAPYWDAYARGTIVGLTRGVNSNHIIRATLEGIAYQTRDVLDAMQADSGIKLEALRVDGGAVANNFLMQFQADVLDTDVHRPEVTEVTALGAAYLAGMAVGFWDGLDELKDKAKLNRSFEPHRDEEKRNRRYRGWKRAVKCAQAWAELHNEEEDV; from the coding sequence ATGTCAGCGAACAAGTATATTGTTGCTCTCGACCAAGGCACCACCAGCTCCCGTGCAGTAGTGATGGATCACGATGCTAATATCGTCGGTGTGTCTCAGCGCGAGTTTACGCAAATTTATCCGCAAGCGGGTTGGGTTGAGCACGATCCCATGGAAATTTATGCCACCCAAAGCTCAACGCTGGTGGAAGTGCTGGGCAAAACCGGCATTCGTAGCGATGAGATTGCTGGGCTCGGGATTACCAACCAACGTGAAACCACGATTGTGTGGAACAAAGAAACCGGTAAGCCGGTTTACAATGCCATTGTGTGGCAATGTCGCCGTACTGCCGACATTTGTCATGACTTGCGTGAGCGTGGGTTAGCATCTTACGTGCGTGATAATACTGGGTTAGTCCTTGACCCTTACTTCTCTGGTACCAAGGTCAAATGGATTTTGGACAACGTAGAAGGAGCGCGCGAAGACGCAGAAGCGGGCAAGCTGTTATTCGGTACCGTTGATACCTGGCTGGTATGGAAGATGACCCAAGGGCGTGTGCATGTGACCGATTATACTAACGCCTCGCGCACCATGCTGTTCAATATCAATGATATGTGTTGGGATCAAAAAATGCTCGATGAGCTTGGGATCCCGGCTTCAATGCTCCCTGAAGTGCGTCGCTCTTCCGAAGTCTATGGACAAACGAACATCGGTGGTAAAGGCGGTACGCGTATTCCTATCGCGGGGATCGCGGGTGACCAACAGGCCGCTCTATTCGGACAAATGTGTGTGGAAGCAGGCCAAGCGAAAAACACCTATGGAACCGGCTGCTTTTTGCTAATGAACACCGGGCAAGAAAAGGTCACATCGAGCCATGGCTTGTTGACGACTATTGGTTGTGGCCCGCAGGGTGAACCGTCCTATGCGCTCGAGGGCGCGGTCTTTATGGGTGGGGCCTCGATTCAATGGTTACGTGACGAGCTTAAGGTACTCGAAGATGCGCATGACTCCGAATACTTTGCCACCAAAGTTGATACATCGAATGGCGTGTATGTTGTCCCAGCGTTCACCGGTTTGGGGGCTCCCTACTGGGATGCCTACGCTCGCGGTACCATTGTGGGGCTGACCCGTGGTGTGAACTCTAACCATATCATTCGCGCAACCCTAGAAGGCATTGCCTATCAAACACGTGATGTATTGGATGCGATGCAGGCGGATTCAGGTATCAAACTTGAAGCCTTGCGTGTTGATGGCGGCGCGGTTGCCAATAACTTCTTGATGCAGTTCCAAGCCGATGTGCTCGACACCGACGTTCATCGTCCGGAAGTGACAGAAGTCACCGCGTTAGGCGCGGCATACCTTGCGGGTATGGCTGTCGGTTTCTGGGATGGCCTAGATGAGCTAAAAGATAAAGCCAAACTGAACCGAAGCTTTGAACCACATCGAGACGAAGAAAAACGTAATCGTCGCTATCGTGGTTGGAAGCGTGCCGTAAAATGTGCGCAAGCGTGGGCCGAGCTGCATAATGAAGAAGAAGATGTGTAA
- a CDS encoding MIP/aquaporin family protein — MKKASSTLLGECVSEFIGTGLLIFFGVGCVAALVLTGADFGQWEISIVWGFGVAIAIYCTAGVSGAHINPAVTIALAAFHGFEKSKVVPYIISQMLGAFASAALVYSLYSNLFVEWEMANNVVRSSPEALATAGIFSTYPHQALSFMGAMAVEFVITAVLMFGILALGDENNGAARGPMNPLLIGILIAVIGGSLGPLTGFAMNPARDFGPKLFAYFAGWDYALTGARDIPYFIVPIVAPILGACFGGWLYPKAIAPYLPQAGHGCTIPNQCDDDELAETETREVNA, encoded by the coding sequence ATGAAAAAAGCATCGTCGACTCTATTAGGAGAGTGCGTGTCCGAGTTTATCGGCACGGGCTTACTCATTTTCTTTGGTGTGGGCTGCGTGGCCGCCTTAGTGCTCACCGGTGCTGACTTTGGTCAGTGGGAAATCAGTATTGTATGGGGCTTTGGTGTCGCCATCGCCATTTACTGCACCGCAGGGGTGTCCGGCGCGCATATTAATCCAGCTGTTACCATTGCGCTTGCGGCTTTCCATGGCTTTGAGAAAAGTAAAGTTGTTCCTTATATCATCTCGCAAATGCTCGGCGCGTTTGCCTCGGCTGCACTCGTGTATAGCCTTTATAGTAACCTTTTTGTCGAGTGGGAAATGGCCAATAATGTTGTGCGGAGCAGTCCTGAAGCCTTAGCAACCGCAGGTATCTTCTCAACCTATCCGCATCAAGCCTTGTCTTTCATGGGGGCTATGGCGGTTGAGTTTGTGATCACGGCAGTATTGATGTTCGGGATTCTCGCACTGGGTGATGAAAACAATGGTGCGGCTCGTGGCCCAATGAATCCACTGCTAATTGGTATCCTTATTGCCGTCATTGGTGGCTCTTTGGGTCCATTGACTGGGTTTGCGATGAACCCAGCGCGTGACTTTGGTCCGAAACTGTTCGCCTACTTCGCTGGATGGGACTACGCCCTGACGGGTGCGCGTGACATTCCATACTTCATTGTCCCTATCGTCGCCCCTATTTTGGGTGCCTGCTTTGGCGGTTGGTTGTATCCGAAAGCGATTGCCCCGTATCTGCCACAGGCAGGCCATGGTTGTACGATCCCCAACCAGTGTGACGATGATGAGCTGGCTGAGACGGAAACGCGAGAAGTCAACGCATAA
- a CDS encoding riboflavin synthase — protein sequence MFTGIIQAVANIEVCRDHQGIRTFDIRFPDGFCEGLAVGASVAIDGVCLTVTEQLEQTLVRFDVMVQSLAITTLNSIKAGDTVNAERAAKDGAEIGGHPLSGHVDCRATLSDVLVQEENYRLRFSVQPEWMRYVFSKGYIAINGASLTIAEVNKDQGWFDVWLIPETRRMTTFERKSEGDQVNIEIERQTQVMVDTVRETLNEQLGPLLPVLESLAKEQGIDLDAIGISK from the coding sequence ATGTTTACCGGAATTATTCAAGCGGTGGCAAATATTGAAGTTTGTCGCGATCATCAAGGTATTCGAACATTCGATATTCGTTTCCCTGATGGCTTTTGTGAGGGGTTGGCGGTAGGAGCCAGCGTTGCTATTGATGGTGTGTGCTTGACAGTGACTGAGCAGCTTGAACAGACGCTGGTTCGCTTCGATGTGATGGTACAAAGCCTCGCGATTACGACGCTAAACAGCATCAAAGCTGGGGATACGGTGAATGCTGAACGTGCCGCGAAAGATGGCGCTGAAATTGGCGGGCATCCGTTATCGGGGCATGTCGATTGCCGTGCGACCTTATCGGATGTGCTGGTACAAGAAGAAAATTATCGTTTGCGCTTTTCGGTACAGCCCGAATGGATGCGCTATGTCTTTTCCAAAGGCTATATTGCCATCAATGGTGCGAGTTTGACCATCGCCGAGGTGAACAAAGACCAAGGCTGGTTTGATGTTTGGCTTATTCCTGAAACGCGTCGCATGACAACGTTCGAGCGAAAGTCGGAAGGGGATCAAGTCAATATCGAAATTGAACGCCAGACGCAAGTCATGGTAGATACGGTGCGCGAAACGCTCAATGAGCAACTGGGCCCTTTACTTCCTGTCCTTGAATCGCTTGCGAAAGAGCAGGGAATTGACCTAGATGCAATCGGTATCTCTAAATAA
- a CDS encoding TonB-dependent receptor domain-containing protein translates to MKMPGVSLDAGARPGSERINVWGFSHPSALSVRVDGAPVGFQQYRYGSFFLDPQLLRSVRVVRGDHNVRASVGAFGGSFIMETKEAADFLDPDSSIGAMAQAGFNSVNEQWKRSVTTYGASDSGWSVLLHGSRRDADDIELGNGDVFTFSGYRQHSLLGKIRYQSDAHSMMLSHTRYDDQGRKPWANRRGAMPSISDYKINKYGSYQAAVFATSVDNHYREYTSTLNYHYQPFNDNIDTRVVIAHSQNHRYWERPDSTYQSYITSGQYGHQVWLSYERWFAELTNTSHIGDHEIMVGAQYQNQDRNSHVYNHTYRNRPAKNNGYYTPNFEPSGEQQTASVFVQDKYFITPDLELTASLRYNHIRSQGVPNPAPDYNDPSVGHDYSAISHQGWEPRVALTYDVSASTQLKAAYAYGMKAPTIDELYTVQYAKASKRASSSRDLSVTRINAYLLGLSDTRQNVLTEGDHLSSEVTLFWNDIVHDVAQRRGVNATKQKQGYYTNLDGRYTYGFDAQLQYRLREWFTDASVSMVRGKHKGSLRDSTGEDEYWYENPPLNAKLGIGHQLTDTVQLGWQGQYWDEQDRVPDEPSLHTANVASDAYFFQNLYGEWKPSDDLVLRATIVNLTDQYYTPYLSAGVPAAGRDIRINATMRF, encoded by the coding sequence ATGAAGATGCCCGGCGTCTCACTCGACGCTGGCGCACGGCCAGGCAGTGAACGTATCAATGTGTGGGGCTTTTCTCATCCTTCGGCACTCTCTGTCCGGGTCGATGGTGCCCCCGTCGGTTTTCAACAGTATCGCTACGGTAGCTTCTTCCTTGATCCTCAGTTACTGCGGTCCGTGCGCGTGGTCAGAGGCGATCATAATGTACGTGCCAGTGTGGGGGCCTTTGGTGGCAGCTTTATCATGGAAACCAAAGAAGCGGCTGACTTTCTTGATCCTGATTCCTCGATTGGCGCGATGGCGCAAGCCGGCTTCAACAGTGTCAACGAACAATGGAAACGCAGTGTGACCACCTATGGTGCCTCTGACTCTGGCTGGTCAGTGCTGTTGCACGGCTCTCGACGTGATGCCGATGATATCGAACTGGGCAACGGTGATGTTTTTACGTTCTCTGGTTACCGTCAGCACAGTTTGTTGGGTAAGATTCGCTACCAGTCAGACGCGCACAGTATGATGCTCAGCCACACCCGCTATGACGATCAGGGAAGAAAGCCATGGGCGAATCGTCGCGGTGCCATGCCTTCAATCAGTGATTATAAAATCAATAAATATGGTAGCTACCAAGCGGCAGTGTTTGCCACTTCAGTAGACAATCATTATCGCGAATACACCAGTACGTTGAATTATCACTATCAACCGTTTAACGACAATATCGACACCCGTGTCGTGATCGCGCATTCACAAAACCATCGCTATTGGGAGCGCCCAGATAGTACCTATCAGTCTTACATCACATCAGGCCAATACGGCCACCAAGTTTGGTTGTCCTATGAGCGTTGGTTCGCCGAGCTAACCAACACCAGTCACATCGGTGATCATGAAATCATGGTGGGGGCGCAGTACCAGAACCAGGACAGAAACTCGCACGTTTACAATCACACTTATCGTAACAGGCCGGCGAAAAACAACGGCTACTACACGCCCAACTTTGAGCCATCAGGGGAGCAACAAACCGCCAGTGTGTTTGTACAAGATAAGTACTTTATTACCCCAGATCTCGAACTCACCGCCTCGCTGCGCTATAACCATATTCGTTCACAAGGTGTGCCAAATCCGGCGCCTGATTATAACGATCCATCGGTAGGTCATGATTATAGCGCGATAAGTCATCAGGGTTGGGAGCCGCGTGTTGCCTTAACTTATGATGTCAGCGCATCGACGCAGCTCAAAGCCGCGTATGCCTACGGCATGAAAGCGCCAACCATCGATGAGTTATATACGGTGCAATATGCCAAGGCCTCAAAACGGGCATCATCGAGTCGCGATCTTTCCGTCACGCGTATCAACGCGTATCTATTGGGTCTGTCTGATACACGTCAAAATGTGTTGACTGAAGGCGATCATCTCTCTTCCGAAGTCACACTATTCTGGAATGACATTGTTCATGATGTTGCCCAGCGCCGGGGGGTCAATGCGACCAAACAAAAACAGGGCTATTACACCAACCTGGACGGGCGCTATACTTACGGCTTCGACGCACAACTGCAATATCGTCTTCGCGAGTGGTTTACCGACGCGTCTGTTTCCATGGTGAGAGGTAAACACAAAGGTTCATTGCGCGATAGCACCGGCGAGGACGAATACTGGTATGAAAACCCACCACTCAATGCCAAGTTAGGGATTGGACACCAATTGACGGATACCGTCCAACTCGGATGGCAAGGCCAATACTGGGATGAGCAGGACCGAGTTCCCGACGAGCCTTCTTTGCATACAGCCAACGTAGCCAGTGACGCCTACTTTTTTCAAAACCTGTACGGTGAATGGAAACCCAGCGATGATCTTGTGCTTCGCGCGACCATCGTTAATCTTACCGATCAGTATTACACGCCCTACCTGTCTGCCGGTGTGCCAGCCGCTGGCCGAGATATCCGTATTAATGCCACGATGCGTTTCTAA